In Diorhabda carinulata isolate Delta chromosome 6, icDioCari1.1, whole genome shotgun sequence, a single genomic region encodes these proteins:
- the LOC130895454 gene encoding zinc finger protein ZFP2-like translates to MDIQNLEEEIANLSNIDIKQELIDEVSTIKIQNTNEQVNGIHSIKQEINDVLNTNKIFNDNVDVTVETKKKTRYSKVAPRKRIKYKGKLIRDGKYIQPNAMGLMICAYCGKLYTKQVELLYHLATNHFIKGNKFYKIRIYHKSKSDTHIMENLDIKDQIEMVGNELEVELQDTTKQLDVTDNLNSNVHKGWNSIQINSNMHSHTDTRVKPFKCAIIRKLFSYKNNLNIHMPSHKREKQYKCDICLKTFPYTSYLKTHLCSHIAKKPFKCDICLKTFSYKSSLKRHLHNHTGEKQFKCDICLKPFSRKINLNTHFRSHTGEKPFKCDICLKNFSDRSNLKRHLHSHTGEKPFKCDICLKTFSRKINLKRHLHNHTGEKPFKCEICFKTFLQSSDLETHSCSQTAEKQLKCDVCLKTFSDTSHLRAHLRIHTGEKPFKCDICLKTFSQSSYLKTHFRSHTGEKPFECDICLKFFSDRSNLKRHLLRHTGEKLFKCDICLKSFSRKSLLNRHFRSHTGEKQFKCDICFKTFLDTSHLKAHLRIHTGEKPFKCKICSKTFLQSIDFKIHLRIHTGEKPFKCDICLKTFSQLSNLNRHARIHTGEKPFKCEICFKTFSHKGNLKVHMRSHTGEKPFKCDICYKTFSQKCNLRIHLSSHIGEKPNVT, encoded by the exons ATGGATATCCAAAATCTTGAAGAAGAAATTGCTAATCTGTCGAATATCGATATAAAACAAGAATTAATTGACGAAGTAtctacaataaaaattcaaaatacaaatgaaCAAGTAAATGGAATTCATTCAATCAAACAAGAAATCAACGATGTcttgaatacaaataaaatatttaatgacaatgTAGATGTAacagttgaaacaaaaaagaaaacaagataTTCAAAAGTTGCCCCTAGAAAGCGAATCAAATACAAAG GTAAACTGATAAGAGATGGAAAATATATCCAACCAAATGCTATGGGGTTAATGATATGTGCATATTGTGGGAAATTATACACTAAACAAGTAGAATTGTTATACCACTTAGCAACGAATCATTTTATAAAaggaaacaaattttacaaGATTAGAATATACCATAAAAGTAAAAGTGATACACATATTATGGAAAATCTTGATATTAAAGATCAAATTGAGATGGTTGGAAATGAATTGGAAGTGGAGCTGCAGGACACCACAAAACAATTGGATGTTACtgataatttgaattcaaatgttCATAAGGGTTGGAATTCAATTCAGATTAATTCAAATATGCATTCACACACTGACACCAGGgtaaaaccattcaaatgtgccATCATTAGGAAACTATTctcttataaaaataatttaaatatacatatgCCTAGTCACAAGAGAGAAAAGCAATATAagtgtgacatttgtttgaaaacttttccaTATACAAGTTACTTAAAGACACATTTGTGTAGTCATATAGCAAAAAAGCCatttaaatgtgacatttgtttaaaGACTTTTTCATATAAGAGTAGTTTGAAGAGACATTTGCATaatcatacaggagaaaagcaattcaaatgtgatatttgtttgaaaccATTTTCCCGGAAAATTAATTTGAACACACATTTCcgtagtcatacaggagaaaagccattcaaatgtgacatttgcttaaaaaatttttcagataGGAGTAATTTGAAGAGACATTTGCatagtcatacaggagaaaaaccattcaaatgtgatatttgtttgaaaacattttcacggaaaattaatttaaagaGACATTTGCATaatcatacaggagaaaagccattcaaatgtgaaatttgttttaaaacttttttacagTCCAGTGATCTCGAGACACATTCGTGTAGTCAAACAGCAGAAAAGCAATTAAAATGTgatgtttgtttgaaaactttttcagataCAAGTCATTTGAGGGCACATTTGCGTAtacatacaggagaaaagccgttcaaatgtgacatttgtttgaaaactttttcacagtCAAGTTATTTGAAGACACATTTTcgtagtcatacaggagaaaagccattcgaatgtgacatttgtttgaaatttttttcagatagGAGTAATTTGAAGAGACATCTGCTCAgacatacaggagaaaagctattcaaatgtgatatttgtttgaaatcatTTTCACGGAAAAGTCTTTTGAACAGACATTTTcgtagtcatacaggagaaaagcaattcaaatgtgacatttgttttaaaacttttttagatACAAGTCATTTGAAGGCACATTTGCGAAtccatacaggagaaaagccctttaaatgtaaaatttgttcaaaaacttttttacagtCCATTGATTTCAAAATACATTTGCGTATTCATACAGGAGagaaaccattcaaatgtgatatatgtttgaaaactttttcacagtTAAGTAATTTGAATAGACATGCACGTATCCATACAGGTGAAAAGCcctttaaatgtgaaatttgtttcaaaactttttcacacAAAGGTAACTTGAAGGTACATATGcgtagtcatacaggagaaaaaccattcaaatgtgacatttgttacAAAACTTTTTCGCAGAAATGTAATTTGAGAATACATTTGAGTAGTCATATAGGAGAGAAGCCAAATGTGACATAA
- the LOC130895457 gene encoding zinc finger protein 83-like gives MDIEQTVIKDEIEIHNDFIWNTNFKQELCDEEPCADFQNVNTSSKHPIKQEISNDLSTDQEFDKPKLPKKFEYFRIKTGKRIKSQVLLENGKHLNLNTIGGIIICEFCGNLHTKQIEFIWHFSTSHCVKQKFYQKNNCFQRRATTDTDVDINLDENVKNEIIGDGWKREEDIRFADNIMLSSNEGQKLEKSGINGYLSASNEKKLFKCDICLKAFLQKIVLKRHLCTHTGEKPFKYEIYLRAFSQTKPFKCEFCLKTFSHKYKLKIHSRIHTGIKKFKCEICLKTFLQKSNLQSHLLTHTGEKPFKCEICFKDFSRKSHLNDHSRIHTGEKNFKCEICSKTFSYKISLNSHMHNHTGEKPYKCDICLKTFLQKCNMKQHLLLHTGEKPYKCDVCSKTFSQKCSMKRHLLLHSVEKPYKCDICSKTFPHKYNMKQHLLLHTGEKPYKCEICLKTFSYKISLNTHLLTHTGEKSFKCEICLKAFSTKSNLNTHLHSHTGEKPFNCEICLKTFSKKSHLSIHSHIHTGEKKFKCEICLKTFLQKINLKSHLFKHTGEKPYKCEICSKTFSHKTSLSSHMRNHTGEKPYKCDICSKTFSQKCNMKQHLLLHTGEKPFKCNVCSKTFAQKSNLNTHSRSHTGEKT, from the exons ATGGATATCGAGCAAACAGTAATTAAGGACGAAATTGAAATTCACAATGACTTTATTTGGAATACGAATTTTAAACAAGAATTATGTGATGAAGAGCCTTGTGCcgattttcaaaatgtaaatacaaGTAGTAAACATCCTATTAAACAAGAAATTAGTAACGATCTAAGCACAGATCAAGAATTTGATAAACCCaaacttccaaaaaaatttgaatatttcagaataaaaaCTGGAAAGCGAATTAAATCACAAG tatTGCTAGAAAATGGAAAACATCTGAATCTAAATACAATTGGTGGGATTATAATCTGTGAGTTTTGTGGTAATTTGCACACAAAACAAATCGAATTCATTTGGCACTTTTCTACAAGTCATtgtgtaaaacaaaaattttatcagaaaaataacTGTTTTCAAAGAAGGGCAACAACAGACACTGATGTTGACATAAATCTTGATGagaatgttaaaaatgaaataattggaGATGGTTGGAAAAGGGAAGAAGATATTAGATTTGCTGATAATATTATGTTAAGTTCAAATGAAGGccagaaattggaaaaaagtggtATAAATGGATATTTGTCTGCTAGCAACGAAAAAAAGctattcaaatgtgacatttgtttaaaagcttttttacagaaaattgttttgaagagACATTTGTGTActcatacaggagaaaaaccttttaaatatgaaatttatttaagagCCTTTTCACAGACAAAGCCATTCAAGTGcgaattttgtttaaaaacattttcacacaAGTATAAGTTGAAAATACATTCGCGTATACATACagggataaaaaaatttaaatgtgaaatttgtttgaaaacttttttgcaGAAAAGTAATTTGCAATCACATCTGCTCACGCACACAGGGGAGAAGCCATTCAAgtgtgaaatttgttttaaagatttttcaaGGAAAAGTCATTTAAATGATCATTCGCGTATACATACAGGGGAAAAGAACTTCAAATGTgagatttgttcaaaaactttttcatataaaattagtttaaattcACATATGCATAATCACACAGGTGAAAAACCAtacaaatgtgacatttgtttgaaaacctTTTTACAGAAATGCAATATGAAACAACATTTGCTGcttcatacaggagaaaagccatatAAATGTGACGTTTGctccaaaactttttcacagaAATGCAGTATGAAAAGACATTTGCTGCTTCATTCAGTAGAAAAGCCATataaatgtgacatttgctCAAAAACTTTTCCACACAAATACAATATGAAACAACATTTGCTGCTTCATACTGGAGAAAAGCCATACAAATGTgagatttgtttaaaaactttctcatataaaattagtttaaatacTCATTTGCTTACACACACAGGAGAAAAGTCATTCAAGTGCGAAATTTGTTTAAAAGCTTTCTcaacaaaaagtaatttaaatacACATTTGCatagtcatacaggagaaaaaccttttaattgtgaaatttgtttaaaaactttttcgaaGAAGAGTCATTTGAGTATACATTCTCATATACATACAGGggaaaagaaatttaaatgtgagatttgtttaaaaacatttttgcaaaaaattaatttgaaatcacACTTGTTTAAGcacacaggagaaaagccatacaaatgtgaaatttgttcaaagACTTTTTCACATAAAACTAGTTTGAGTTCGCATATGCGTAATCACACAGGTGAAAAACCAtacaaatgtgacatttgttcaaaaacgttttcacAGAAATGCAATATGAAACAGCATTTGTTGcttcatacaggagaaaagccattcaaatgcaACGTTTGCTCGAAAACCTTTGCACAGAAATCTAACTTGAATACACATTCACGTAGTCACACAGGtgaaaaaacatga
- the LOC130895459 gene encoding zinc finger protein OZF-like isoform X2, whose amino-acid sequence MGLKICLYCGNLYTKQEELLWHLEMNHCIKVNNFYKMKIHHKSKSDTFIMENIDIKDEIEVVEHKLKVELQDTRNKLNEESNSNMHSQTQSKSKPFKCDICLKTFSQKSGLKTHLRNHTGERPFQCDNCLKTFSQKSGLKTHLRSHTGERPFKCDICLKTFSQKSGLKTHLRSHTGERPFKCNICTKTFLYTCNLKTHLRSHTGEKPFKCDICFKTFSQGSVLKTHLRSHSGERPFKCNICLKTFSYISNLKTHMFNHTREKPFKCDICVKSFSQISGLKTHLNNHMGEKPFKCDICFKTFSHKSGLQTHLRSHTGERPFECNICLKTFSHISNLNAHLCNHTRGKSFKCDICSKTFSYQSNLKKHLRNHTGENPFKCEICFKTFSHDSGLKTHLRSHTGEKPFECNICWKTFAYSSNLKAHLCSHTRENLFKCDICLKTFSYTSNLKKHLRSHTEGNSF is encoded by the coding sequence ATGGGGTTAAAGATATGTTTATACTGTGGGAATTTATACACAAAACAAGAAGAATTGTTATGGCACTTAGAAATGAATCATTGtataaaagtaaacaatttttataagatGAAAATCCACCATAAAAGTAAAAGTGATAcatttattatggaaaatattgatataaaagatgaaattgAAGTAGTTGAACATAAATTGAAAGTTGAGTTGCAGGACACAAGAAATAAGTTGAATGAGGAAAGTAATTCAAATATGCATTCACAAACTCAATCAAAAtcaaagccattcaaatgtgatatttgtttgaaaactttttcacagaaAAGTGGTTTGAAGACACATTTGCGTAATCACACAGGAGAAAGGCCATTCCAATGTGACAATTGTTTGAAAACCTTTTCACAGAAAAGTGGATTGAAGACACATTTGcgtagtcatacaggagaaaggccattcaaatgtgatatttgtttgaaaactttttcacagaaAAGTGGTTTGAAGACACATTTGcgtagtcatacaggagaaaggcctttcaaatgtaatatttgtacaaaaactTTCTTATATACATGTAATTTGAAGACACATTTGCGTAGTCATACAGgggaaaagccattcaaatgtgatatttgttttaaaacattttcacagGGAAGTGTGTTGAAGACTCATCTACGTAGTCATTCAGGAGAAAGGCCATTCAAgtgtaatatttgtttaaaaactttttcatatataagCAATTTGAAGACACATATGTTTAATCATACaagagaaaagccattcaaatgtgacatatGTGTGAAAAGTTTTTCGCAGATAAGTGGTTTGAAAACACATTTGAATAATCATAtgggagaaaagccattcaaatgtgatatttgctTCAAAACTTTCTCACATAAAAGTGGTTTGCAGACCCATTTGcgtagtcatacaggagaaagGCCATTCGAgtgtaatatttgtttaaaaactttttcacataTAAGTAATTTAAACGCACATTTGTGTAATCATACAAGAGGAAAgtcattcaaatgtgatatttgttcaaaaactttttcatatcaaagtaatttgaagaaacatttgcgtaatcatacaggagaaaatccattcaaatgtgagatttgtttcaaaacattttcacaCGATAGTGGTTTGAAGACACATTTGCGTAgccatacaggagaaaagccattcgaGTGTAATATTTGTTGGAAAACTTTTGCATATAGCAGTAATTTGAAGGCACATTTGTGTAGTCATACAAGAGAAAACctattcaaatgtgacatttgtttgaaaactttttcatatacaagtaatttgaagaaacatttgCGTAGCCATACAGAAGGAAATTCATTctaa
- the LOC130895459 gene encoding zinc finger protein 761-like isoform X1 — translation MDIHNVKKEVDVHDDIDSKQGLINEVFSLNIQNINEQMNGIHSIKQEINDDLNTNKIFDNHVDATNKTKRNILSKHIRNKLGYSKVNQGRLSKLIVTGLIKNWKYIQPNTMGLKICLYCGNLYTKQEELLWHLEMNHCIKVNNFYKMKIHHKSKSDTFIMENIDIKDEIEVVEHKLKVELQDTRNKLNEESNSNMHSQTQSKSKPFKCDICLKTFSQKSGLKTHLRNHTGERPFQCDNCLKTFSQKSGLKTHLRSHTGERPFKCDICLKTFSQKSGLKTHLRSHTGERPFKCNICTKTFLYTCNLKTHLRSHTGEKPFKCDICFKTFSQGSVLKTHLRSHSGERPFKCNICLKTFSYISNLKTHMFNHTREKPFKCDICVKSFSQISGLKTHLNNHMGEKPFKCDICFKTFSHKSGLQTHLRSHTGERPFECNICLKTFSHISNLNAHLCNHTRGKSFKCDICSKTFSYQSNLKKHLRNHTGENPFKCEICFKTFSHDSGLKTHLRSHTGEKPFECNICWKTFAYSSNLKAHLCSHTRENLFKCDICLKTFSYTSNLKKHLRSHTEGNSF, via the exons atggATATCCATAATGTTAAGAAAGAAGTGGATGTCCACGATGATATAGATTCAAAACAAGGATTAATTAACGAAGTATTTTcactaaatattcaaaatataaatgaacaaATGAATGGAATTCATTCAATCAAACAAGAAATCAACGATGActtgaatacaaataaaatatttgataaccaTGTGGATGcaactaataaaacaaaaaggaaCATTCTCAGTAAACATATAAGAAACAAACTAGGATATTCAAAAGTTAACCAAGGAAGGCTATCTAAATTAATAG ttACAGGACtgattaaaaattggaaatatattcaACCAAATACTATGGGGTTAAAGATATGTTTATACTGTGGGAATTTATACACAAAACAAGAAGAATTGTTATGGCACTTAGAAATGAATCATTGtataaaagtaaacaatttttataagatGAAAATCCACCATAAAAGTAAAAGTGATAcatttattatggaaaatattgatataaaagatgaaattgAAGTAGTTGAACATAAATTGAAAGTTGAGTTGCAGGACACAAGAAATAAGTTGAATGAGGAAAGTAATTCAAATATGCATTCACAAACTCAATCAAAAtcaaagccattcaaatgtgatatttgtttgaaaactttttcacagaaAAGTGGTTTGAAGACACATTTGCGTAATCACACAGGAGAAAGGCCATTCCAATGTGACAATTGTTTGAAAACCTTTTCACAGAAAAGTGGATTGAAGACACATTTGcgtagtcatacaggagaaaggccattcaaatgtgatatttgtttgaaaactttttcacagaaAAGTGGTTTGAAGACACATTTGcgtagtcatacaggagaaaggcctttcaaatgtaatatttgtacaaaaactTTCTTATATACATGTAATTTGAAGACACATTTGCGTAGTCATACAGgggaaaagccattcaaatgtgatatttgttttaaaacattttcacagGGAAGTGTGTTGAAGACTCATCTACGTAGTCATTCAGGAGAAAGGCCATTCAAgtgtaatatttgtttaaaaactttttcatatataagCAATTTGAAGACACATATGTTTAATCATACaagagaaaagccattcaaatgtgacatatGTGTGAAAAGTTTTTCGCAGATAAGTGGTTTGAAAACACATTTGAATAATCATAtgggagaaaagccattcaaatgtgatatttgctTCAAAACTTTCTCACATAAAAGTGGTTTGCAGACCCATTTGcgtagtcatacaggagaaagGCCATTCGAgtgtaatatttgtttaaaaactttttcacataTAAGTAATTTAAACGCACATTTGTGTAATCATACAAGAGGAAAgtcattcaaatgtgatatttgttcaaaaactttttcatatcaaagtaatttgaagaaacatttgcgtaatcatacaggagaaaatccattcaaatgtgagatttgtttcaaaacattttcacaCGATAGTGGTTTGAAGACACATTTGCGTAgccatacaggagaaaagccattcgaGTGTAATATTTGTTGGAAAACTTTTGCATATAGCAGTAATTTGAAGGCACATTTGTGTAGTCATACAAGAGAAAACctattcaaatgtgacatttgtttgaaaactttttcatatacaagtaatttgaagaaacatttgCGTAGCCATACAGAAGGAAATTCATTctaa
- the LOC130895471 gene encoding zinc finger protein 569-like, with amino-acid sequence MDVQNVKEEIDAYDDFLSKIHVKQELIDEVSAIKIENINEQINGIYPIKQEINDDMNTNKIFHNNGDVSNKTKRNILSTHIILKKLEYSKVSHRKRIKSKVLGLMRDGKYIQPNAMGLMICVYCGKLYTKQVELLCHIKINHCIKGNNFYKMKIHHKSKSDSCITKNLDIKDEIEVVEHEMKMELQNTTNQLDQSNLTNSNIHSHSYTRTKPFKCDIGRKLFSSNFQMYGHTGEKPFKCDICYKTFSQSSGLKRHLRSHTGEKPFECDICLKTFSHKGNLKTHLRSHTGEKPFKCDICLKTFPHKGNLKTHFRSHTGEKPFKCDFCLKTFPHKNTLMTHLRSHTGEKPFKCDICLKTFSDRSNLMRHLRSHTGKSNSNVTFV; translated from the exons ATGGATGTCCAAAAtgttaaagaagaaattgatgcATACGATGATTTTCTGTCTAAGATACATGTAAAACAAGAATTAATTGACGAAGTATCcgcaataaaaattgaaaatataaatgaacaaataaatggaatttATCCAATCAAACAAGAAATCAACGATGAcatgaatacaaataaaatatttcataacaaTGGAGATGtaagtaataaaacaaaaaggaaCATACTCAGTACCCACATCATATTAAAGAAACTGGAATATTCAAAAGTTTCCCATAGAAAGCGAATCAAATCAAAAG TTCTAGGATTGATGCGAgatggaaaatatattcaaccaAATGCTATGGGGTTAATGATATGTGTATATTGTGGAAAATTATACACAAAACAAGTGGAATTGTTATGCCACATAAAAATCAATCATTGTATAAAaggaaacaatttttataagatgaaaattcacCATAAAAGTAAAAGTGATTCATGTATTACGAAAAATCTTGatataaaagatgaaattgAAGTAGTTGAACATGAAATGAAAATGGAACTGCAGAATACCACAAACCAGTTGGATCAATCAAATCTAACTAATTCAAATATACATTCACATTCTTACACAAGAacaaaaccattcaaatgtgacattggTAGGAAACTATTCTCTAGTAATTTTCAAATGTATGgtcacacaggagaaaagccattcaagtGTGATATTTGCTATAAAACTTTTTCGCAGAGCAGTGGTTTGAAGAGACATTTAcgtagtcatacaggagaaaaaccatttGAATGTGACATTtgcttaaaaactttttcacacaAGGGTAACTTGAAGACACATTTGcgtagtcatacaggagaaaaaccattcaaatgtgacatttgtttgaaaacttttcctCACAAGGGTAACTTGAAGACACATTTCcgtagtcatacaggagaaaagccatttaaatgtgacttttgtttgaaaacttttccacataaaaatactttgatGACACATTTAcgtagtcatacaggagaaaaaccattcaaatgtgatatttgtttaaaaactttttcagataGAAGTAATTTGATGAGACATTTACGTAGTCATACAGGAAAAAGTAATTctaatgtgacatttgtttga